GGCGTGATTTGCCCGGGATGTGGGTTAATTGGCATGGAGAAATACAATGGTGGGTGGCGTTGTTTATCCTGTGCAAGGGCGAGCCGAGATTCCCACAAACAAGCGATACGAGACTGGTTCCTTTTGTTTGGTGGCGGAATGAGGAATAAAGATTGTCGAGAGTTTCTGAGAGTTGATCGGCAGCAGACTGCCCATCGGCTATTGACGTCTATGGATTTAGATGTGGAAGGGGCTAAACGAAACAGGTTGTATATCATGAAATTTGATATGGAAAGCAAAAAGCGCACATAATTGAAGTGACCCCAAAAAGTTGGACATTGTATTAATTTAAGCTGCGCGTTGGGCAAGAGTCCGGTATTGTACAGGACTCTTGCCTTTTAATTTTGACTTGATACGTTTGTTATTATAGTAATTCATATATTCTTCAAGTTCTTTTTTAAAATGATCAACACTTTCAAATTCATTTAAATATAGAAATTCAGACTTCATGATCCCAAAGAAGTTCTCAATCACAGCGTTGTCATAACAGTTTCCCTTACGGGACATACTCTGTATTATGCCGTGTTCTTTTAAGGCATGGCGATACTGTTTCATTTGGTAATGCCATCCCTGGTCTGAATGAAGAATAAGTTCATCCTCATCCTTCAATCGCTCAAAAGACTTCTCTAACATATCTGATACTAGTGAGTAAGTTGGCCTGGAACCTAGAGTGTATGTGATGATTTCACCATTAAATAAATCAAGAATAGGAGATAGATAGAGCTTCTCTCCGAATAACTTGAACTCTGTAATATCTGTTACCCATTTTTGATTTGGCTTTTCGGCATTGAAATCACGATCTAACACATTTGGCGCTATCTTCCCAACCTGCCCTTTATACGAACGATATTTCTTCATACGGACAACACATTTCAAGCCTAATTCCTTCATTATTCGCTGCACTTTTTTATGATTCACTTTATATCCTTTGTTTTCTAACTCGTCCTTGATACGACGATAGCCGTAACGGCCTTTGTGTTCATGATATATTGACTGAATCATTACCTTTAACTCCGCATCCTTGTCTGGACGATTAAATTGATCAATCCAGTAATAGTAGGTGCTACGGGGTATACCAGCCAACTTTATAAGTGCTTTAACCGGGAATGTCAGCCTTAGTTCATAGATTACTTTCGCTTTATCTTGTTTGGTGATTTTCCCTTGCTTTGAACTAAGGCATTCAACTTTTTTAAATACTCATTCTCCATTCGTAATTGTTCCACTTCGGCCTGTAAAGCTTCGACAGTATCATCTTTTGAAGACTCGTTATTTCGTTTCTTTTGGGATTCTTTTTTCATGGATGGACGCCCCTTATTCTTAGAAGTGAGGGCGTCTACTCCACCTTTTTCAAAAAGGATCCTCCAAGCTCTTATCGTTGATGGAGAGGAGATGTTGAAAATTACAGCCGTTTCATTTGGTGACGTCCCATTATCACTCATGTAATTTAGTACATCCAGTTTAAACTGTAAGGTGTAATTTGTGTAGTTTTTCTTCATTAAACTTTCTATGCCATGAACTTGATATTGCTTTACCCAGTTCATCACTACGCTTACAGATGTTCCAATTGACCTTTCGATTGATATATAACTTTCTCCGCCTTCTAAATACCGTTTAACAGCCGCTAATTTATAATCAAGCGTATACTTCGTCATAGAAAAACTGCACCTCCAATAGTTGGATTGTGTCCAACAATTGGGGTGCAGTTCAAATTTGTGCGCTTTTTTGATGTCGATAGGCCGTTTCGGTGATAAACTCGTTCAAGTCGGTGATAACACTTCGAGTTTCGGTGATAAAAGGGTAAGATTCGGTGATAAACCCGCGATATTCGGTGATAACTCCCTAGGAGCCGGCGAAAAAGGAAATCACCCATGAAAAAGGTGCTTAGATCGGCACATCTTGTTGAAAACTGCCGATTCGGTGATAAAGGACTGAGAATCGGTGATAAACTCGTTCAAGTCGGTGATAACGGTTCGAGAATCGGTGATAACACGTCTAGAATCGGTGATAACGCCGCGTGCAAAGCACCACGCCCCATCACTCCACCTCAATCAACCCACTCTCCACCAAAAACTCCTCTGCTACCCTCTCCACCATCATGCCGTCGTTGTCGACTTTGGCATTCATTTTTTGCATGGCTTCTTCGTTGATCATGCCTTCGAGCTGTTTCAAGACGGCTTCGATTTCAGGGTACTCCTTCAGCGTTTCTTTCCGCACGAGTGGGAGTGCGTGGTAAGGAGGGAAGTAGGATTTGTCGTCTTCCAATACACGCAAGTCGAATTCCTGCAGCTGACCATCTGTCGTGTAGGAGTTGATGACGTCAACTTCGCCTGCATTAATGGAACGGTACATGATGCCGTGGTCCATACCTTTGACGTTCTTGAACTTCAATCCATATTCCTTCGAAAAGCCGGGGAGTCCGTCGGGGCGATCGATGAATTCGAAGACCGCGCCTAACGTGAAATCTTCGGAGTAAGCAGCGAAGTCACTAAATGTGACGACGCCAAGTTCTTCCGCTTTTGATTCGTCCAACGCGAGGGTGTACGTGTTGTTGAAGCCAAACGTGTTGAAGGCGATAATGCCGTCTTCACCGACGAGTCGTCTTGTCATTTCCAACGTTTCCTCTGCGTTGCCTGGCTCCTCATGGTAATAGTTGACGACGATTGTCCCTGTGTAATCGGGAACGACGTCGATATTGCCGTTCAGCATCGCATTCCATACGACGTTGGAGCCGCCGAGGTTTTCTTTATAGATGACTTTAATATCTGTTTTATTCTCAATCAACTGCCCCATGACGTGGGACAAAATGATGCTTTCCGTATTGTTCCGCGAACCGAGCGTCAATGAATCTTCTTCAATGAAGATGCATCCGGTCAACATGCTTGCGACAACTGCAATGAGCAGTAATGAAATAAACTTTTTCCTCATTACACTTTCAATCCTTTCGGTGTCGTCCAGCGCTCAACCGAGCTGAAGAACACTTCTAGAATGATGGCAAGCAGTGCGGCCGGGATCGCGCCAAGAAGGATCAGTCCATCGATTCCACGCGTAATTCCAAGGAAAATGAAATCGCCGAGTCCGCCAGCACCAATAAATGCGGCAAGTGTAGCGTTACCTACGTTAATGACTGCAGCTGTCCGGATTCCGGCCATGATGACAGGAATTGCCAGCGGAAGCTCAACTTTGAAAAGAATTTGCATGCTCGTCATGCCCATTCCTTTGGCTGCTTCCCGAGTAGCCGGGTCGACGTCGCTAATACCTGCGTACGTGTTTCGCGCAATCGGCAGCAGCGAATAAAGGAAAAGTGCAGCAATCGCCGTTTTCACGCCAATCCCGAAAATAGGGATCATGAAACCGAGCAAGGCGAGACTTGGAATTGTCTGCATGACGCCTGTGCCACCGAGTACGAGTGTCGTCAGTTTTGGAACTCGGGTGACAAGGATTCCTAGGAACACGCCGAGAATGATCGCGATCAACATCGAAAAGAACACAAGCTGAATATGAACGGATGTCGCTTCGAGAACTTCTCTCCAGCGCATCTGCGATTGTTCGGTCAATTGTTGCCAAATAGATAAATTATTCATATAGCAACCACCTCTACTTCCGTTTCCGTCCACTGGCTGGACAATGCGGATAGCAACGAACCGCGTGTTACAAGACCAACGACCTTATTCTTTTCATCCACGATAGGAATCAGGCCGAACGGTGATTCATCCATCATGATGATGGCGTCTTTTGCGGAAGCAGTGTCTTGCAAGATGTGGCTGATCGGCTGCATGAGTTCTTCAATGGTACAGATGTCGTTCACTTTCTTGATGACGTCGTAGGCGGATACGATGCCTAGCAGATTTTTTGAATCATCTACAATGATGAGATCCGTGATTTTCCTCTGCCGGATAAGTGAAATTGCCTTTTCAGGAGAACTTTGAGGAAGAGATGTGACAACCGATTCGGACATAATGTCAATAACCGGCATCAGTTCAGGGTTTTGGATAATTCGATGCTTGCCAATAAACTCCTCGACAAAACCGTGGGCAGGTTCGTGAAGTAATTTCTCTGGAGTGTCCAACTGAAGAAGCTTTCCGTCTTTCATTATTGCGATGCGGTCACCCATTTTGAGTGCCTCGTCCATATCATGAGTTACAAAAATGATAGTCTTATTCAATTTTTTCTGTAATGAAATGAGTTCACCCTGCAATTGCTCCCTTGTAAGCGGGTCCAATGCGCTGAACGGTTCATCCATTAAGATGATTTCGGGGTCGGATGCAAGTGCACGGGCAATACCAACGCGCTGTTGTTGTCCCCCGGAGAGTTCTTTTGGATAGCGTTTTGCGTAGATTTTAGGATCGAGTCCGACCAATTCAAGCAGTTCGTTGACTCTTGGTTTGATTTTTTCCTGGCTCCATCCGTTTAATTCAGGAACGATGGAGATGTTTTTTTCAATCGTATAGTGGGGGAATAAACCGATCTGTTGGATCACATAGCCGATGCCTCTTCGAAGGTCGGAAGCGACATACGATTTGTTATCCTTACCGTTTATCGAAATCTTCCCACTTGTATGCGGTTGCATCCGATTAATCATTTTCATCGTAGTTGATTTACCTGAACCACTCGGACCGATGAGAACGAGCAGCTCGCCTTTCGGAATTTCAAAGCTAACAGAATCAACAGCCTTGAACCCGTCATCATATACTTTACTTACGTTTTCAAATTTCAGCATATAATCCTCCTATGTTTTTTCACAAAACTGTAATGTGTTGAATTTGGAATGAAAATATAAAGCGGCAACAAAAAAAGAAGACATTTATGCTTCCTGAACAATCAGGTGCGTCTGTCTCGCTAATTAGTATATCATATTTCGGAGATGGAAGTAATGGAAATTGGATATTTAGTAGGTTTTTAGTATATGTATTTTGTGAGACTTAAGACCTTCGCGTGTGTAACTTTTCGCAAACTAGCGAATGGATGATAAACCAATCCTATTCAGTGATTTAGTGCTGAAAGTAGTTAATGAATTAGTTTAAGAAGGTGATGAAGTACCGAGAGTCGGTAATGAAGGAAAACACCTATGAAGATAATTCCTTTTACCTATAAAAATACAGAAACTTGCGAGTCGGTGCTAACACCCGCCACCTAGCTGAAGGTTCGACCATTGTAGAAGTGTCCGACCTCGGCGGAAATGAACTATAATACTAACTAACGAAAGGGTGTGCAGCGGATGGAGATGAATGTTTTCATAGTGGAGGACGATCGGGCGATATTTGACTCGCTGAAGGAAAGGCTTGGGCAGTGGTCGCTTCAAGTGTCGGGGCCAGAAGATTTCCATGACGTGATGGGGGCTTTCATCCAAACGAAGCCTCATCTGGTCATACTCGACATCCAGCTTCCCGCTTATGATGGATTCCATTGGTGCCGAGAAATCCGCGCGGTTTCGAAGGTGCCGATCATCTTCCTGTCGTCGCGCGATCATCCGATGGATATGGTGATGGCGATGAATATGGGGGCGGATGATTATGTTCAGAAGCCGTTCCATACAGATGTGCTGCTTGCGAAAATCCAAGCGACACTCCGTCGTACATATGCGTACACAGAAGAGCCGGCGGATGTGCTTGAGTGGAACGGCGCGATGATTGATATGAAGCGCGGTGTCATTCGACTTGATGGAAATGAAGTGGAACTGACGAAAAATGAATTCTTCATCTTGGCGGTGCTTGTCCAGGCGAAGGATGAAATTGTGTCACGCGATGAGTTGATCCGCAAACTTTGGGATGACGAACGGTTCGTTAACGACAACACATTGACCGTAAATGTGACGCGGCTGCGCCAAAAACTTGCAGACATCGGACTTGGTGACGCGATTCTCACAAAAAAAGGAATGGGTTATATGGCGGTCAGCCTGTAGGGGGATACGATGTTCATTGCATACTTGAAGGATATGAAAAGTTGGATACTCCTGTTTGCCGGATCTATTGCGGTCACTGACTTAATGGTTTTGATTGATAAGGGGCTGGCAATGAAGCTAAGCTCCCTCATTTACCTTAACCTGCTGCTCGTTGCTATTTTCATTTCATTCCTCATCTGGCGCTACAAAAAGGAGACGCAATATAAGAAAGAACTTCTTCAAATTACTGAAGATCCTTCAAGGGACTGGCAGGAAGGGCTTCCGGAACCGCATTTCAATCGTGACGAAACAATCAATGATCTGTTGAGGCATGTGGCGGATGCTCATTTGCAGAAGCTTTCGGAAGTGAAAGCCGCCAACCTTATGGAAAGCGACTATACAGCGGCGTGGGTGCATGAAGTGAAGGCGCCGTTGACGTCGATGAAACTGACAATCGACGCAAATCGTCAAGATCCGGCCATCCGTAAAATAGAGTCAGATTGGCTGCGTGTCCATTTGCTGATCGATCGGCAGCTCTATATTTCACGATTAACCACGCTTGAATCGGATTATGTATTGGAGAAAATTAAGGTGCAACAGTTGCTCACACCCGAAATCCGCGAGCTGCGATCTTGGTTTATTGAGAAAAATATCGCAGTAGAAATCGAAGGTGATATGGAAGTGCTCACGGATAGCAAATGGTGCCGCTTCATCATCCGCCAATTGTTGACGAATGCAGTGAAATACAGTCCGGCAGGCGGCGTCATCTGTATTCGAACTAGTCTATCACCGGGAGGAAATCCGGTTTTATCAATAAAAGACGATGGCCCGGGAATCCCGGCTCACGATTTGCCCCGTATTTTCGACAAAGGGTTCACCGGGGGCACGGGAAGGCTGCATAATGCTGCGACAGGACTCGGGTTGTATCTTGCCCAACAAGTGGCTGGGAAGATTGGAATATCCCTGTCGGCGCACTCCGAAATAGACAATGGAACGACGATGAAAATGATGTTTTCAACCGAAAACAAGTTTGACGCCACACGAACATGACAATAATGTCACATTGGCCGACCTGTTTGTCATCTAAATCAAACGACCGGAAAAAGTTCACCCGTTAAGATAAAGGTATTGCAAACAGGGAGGGCACAATGATGGATCAATATAAAACAGTATTACATGCTCAAAACATCCGAAAATCTTACGGAACTCGCGGAAATGTGCAAGAAGTATTGAAAGGGATCGACTTGCGGGTAATGGAAGGCGAATTTGTCGGAATCATGGGGGCATCCGGTGCCGGGAAAACGACGCTTTTGAATGTCCTCGCGACGATCGACCGTACGACGGAAGGCTCGATTCTTATTGGAGATTCTGATATTTCGAGGATGAAAGACCGTGAACTGTCTGCATTCAGGCGAGACAAATTAGGGTTCATTTTCCAAGATTATAATCTTCTCGACACATTGACGGTGAAGGAAAATATCTTGCTGCCCGTGTCGCTCGGAAAAATGAGAAAGCGGGTGGCGGAAGATCAATTCAACTCGATTGCCGATATTTTAGGTATTAAAGAATTAGCAGATAAATATCCACATGAAATTTCCGGGGGCCAAAAGCAACGGACTTCCGCGGCACGTGCGCTCATCAACAAGCCATCCATGGTCTTTGCGGATGAACCTACGGGCGCGCTTGATTCGAAATCGGCGTCTTCGTTGCTCGGAACATTGGAGGATGTCAATAAACAACGCGGCGTCACGATCATGATGGTGACACATGACCCTGTCGCATCGAGCTACTGCAGCCGTGTTGTCTTCCTGAAGGACGGCAATATTTACTCGGAGCTGTACCGCGGCGATAAAACGAGACAGGCCTTCTTCCAGGAAATCCTGAAAGTCCAAGGTGTCCTCGGGGGTGACAGCGTTGACGCTCTTTGATCTCGTCCTCCGCAGCATGCGGAAAAACATCAAGCATTATTACTTATACTTTTTTGCGCTTATTTTAAGTGTCGTCCTGTACTTTGTCTTTGCGACTTTGCAGCATGATCCGTCGGTTGTTGAGAGGTCTGGCGGGAGCATGGGTGCGGCGTTTAAAGTGGCAGGAATTCTACTGTTATTCATCGCAGGTATTTTCGTCGTTTATGCAAATGCGATTTTCTTGAAGAGAAGAAGCCGTGAAATCGGGCTGTATCAACTGATTGGCCTGACAAAAGGATCAGTCTCGCGTCTGTTGATTATCGAAAATTCCTTGCTGAGCGCCGGGGCGTTAGCGATTGGGATTGGCATAGGGATTCTCGTGTCACGCGTATTTTTATTATTGTTAATGAAGCTCATTGGCTTTGATGGATTTATCGAAGTGGAGTTTTCGACGGCGGCTGTCATCCAGACGGTGATTGTATTTCTTGGAATCACCATTCTCACGTCAATGCAAATGCTCGTTGCAGTCTACCGCAACACGTTGCTTGGACTATTCAATGCCGAGAAGACCGGCGAGCATCCGAAAAAGCCGAAAGCTATCAGGTCAGCCTTTCTTGCAATTTTAGGAATAGCCCTCATTGCGTTCGGATACTGGCTTTCCGGCCGCATGTTGAATGCTTTGCTGTTCATCAATATGATCGTCGTTTTGGTTACGACAATTCTCGGTACTTTTTTATTGTTCCGCGTGGCGATCGGCTGGGTACTGTATCAGATCCGCAAAAG
The sequence above is drawn from the Sporosarcina luteola genome and encodes:
- a CDS encoding IS3 family transposase (programmed frameshift) yields the protein MTKYTLDYKLAAVKRYLEGGESYISIERSIGTSVSVVMNWVKQYQVHGIESLMKKNYTNYTLQFKLDVLNYMSDNGTSPNETAVIFNISSPSTIRAWRILFEKGGVDALTSKNKGRPSMKKESQKKRNNESSKDDTVEALQAEVEQLRMENEYFKKVECLSSKQGKITKQDKAKVIYELRLTFPVKALIKLAGIPRSTYYYWIDQFNRPDKDAELKVMIQSIYHEHKGRYGYRRIKDELENKGYKVNHKKVQRIMKELGLKCVVRMKKYRSYKGQVGKIAPNVLDRDFNAEKPNQKWVTDITEFKLFGEKLYLSPILDLFNGEIITYTLGSRPTYSLVSDMLEKSFERLKDEDELILHSDQGWHYQMKQYRHALKEHGIIQSMSRKGNCYDNAVIENFFGIMKSEFLYLNEFESVDHFKKELEEYMNYYNNKRIKSKLKGKSPVQYRTLAQRAA
- a CDS encoding glycine betaine ABC transporter substrate-binding protein, coding for MRKKFISLLLIAVVASMLTGCIFIEEDSLTLGSRNNTESIILSHVMGQLIENKTDIKVIYKENLGGSNVVWNAMLNGNIDVVPDYTGTIVVNYYHEEPGNAEETLEMTRRLVGEDGIIAFNTFGFNNTYTLALDESKAEELGVVTFSDFAAYSEDFTLGAVFEFIDRPDGLPGFSKEYGLKFKNVKGMDHGIMYRSINAGEVDVINSYTTDGQLQEFDLRVLEDDKSYFPPYHALPLVRKETLKEYPEIEAVLKQLEGMINEEAMQKMNAKVDNDGMMVERVAEEFLVESGLIEVE
- a CDS encoding ABC transporter permease, producing MNNLSIWQQLTEQSQMRWREVLEATSVHIQLVFFSMLIAIILGVFLGILVTRVPKLTTLVLGGTGVMQTIPSLALLGFMIPIFGIGVKTAIAALFLYSLLPIARNTYAGISDVDPATREAAKGMGMTSMQILFKVELPLAIPVIMAGIRTAAVINVGNATLAAFIGAGGLGDFIFLGITRGIDGLILLGAIPAALLAIILEVFFSSVERWTTPKGLKV
- a CDS encoding betaine/proline/choline family ABC transporter ATP-binding protein — protein: MLKFENVSKVYDDGFKAVDSVSFEIPKGELLVLIGPSGSGKSTTMKMINRMQPHTSGKISINGKDNKSYVASDLRRGIGYVIQQIGLFPHYTIEKNISIVPELNGWSQEKIKPRVNELLELVGLDPKIYAKRYPKELSGGQQQRVGIARALASDPEIILMDEPFSALDPLTREQLQGELISLQKKLNKTIIFVTHDMDEALKMGDRIAIMKDGKLLQLDTPEKLLHEPAHGFVEEFIGKHRIIQNPELMPVIDIMSESVVTSLPQSSPEKAISLIRQRKITDLIIVDDSKNLLGIVSAYDVIKKVNDICTIEELMQPISHILQDTASAKDAIIMMDESPFGLIPIVDEKNKVVGLVTRGSLLSALSSQWTETEVEVVAI
- a CDS encoding response regulator transcription factor: MEMNVFIVEDDRAIFDSLKERLGQWSLQVSGPEDFHDVMGAFIQTKPHLVILDIQLPAYDGFHWCREIRAVSKVPIIFLSSRDHPMDMVMAMNMGADDYVQKPFHTDVLLAKIQATLRRTYAYTEEPADVLEWNGAMIDMKRGVIRLDGNEVELTKNEFFILAVLVQAKDEIVSRDELIRKLWDDERFVNDNTLTVNVTRLRQKLADIGLGDAILTKKGMGYMAVSL
- a CDS encoding sensor histidine kinase; amino-acid sequence: MFIAYLKDMKSWILLFAGSIAVTDLMVLIDKGLAMKLSSLIYLNLLLVAIFISFLIWRYKKETQYKKELLQITEDPSRDWQEGLPEPHFNRDETINDLLRHVADAHLQKLSEVKAANLMESDYTAAWVHEVKAPLTSMKLTIDANRQDPAIRKIESDWLRVHLLIDRQLYISRLTTLESDYVLEKIKVQQLLTPEIRELRSWFIEKNIAVEIEGDMEVLTDSKWCRFIIRQLLTNAVKYSPAGGVICIRTSLSPGGNPVLSIKDDGPGIPAHDLPRIFDKGFTGGTGRLHNAATGLGLYLAQQVAGKIGISLSAHSEIDNGTTMKMMFSTENKFDATRT
- a CDS encoding ABC transporter ATP-binding protein codes for the protein MDQYKTVLHAQNIRKSYGTRGNVQEVLKGIDLRVMEGEFVGIMGASGAGKTTLLNVLATIDRTTEGSILIGDSDISRMKDRELSAFRRDKLGFIFQDYNLLDTLTVKENILLPVSLGKMRKRVAEDQFNSIADILGIKELADKYPHEISGGQKQRTSAARALINKPSMVFADEPTGALDSKSASSLLGTLEDVNKQRGVTIMMVTHDPVASSYCSRVVFLKDGNIYSELYRGDKTRQAFFQEILKVQGVLGGDSVDAL